In Myxocyprinus asiaticus isolate MX2 ecotype Aquarium Trade chromosome 16, UBuf_Myxa_2, whole genome shotgun sequence, the genomic stretch tgggtaatgtactatagttgtttaccaggaattccactatcaaacaatttttaaacagtgaagttGAAATTAcccagactgatggcttcaacggaagcatataccatcagtgAACAACCtttgagctcacggtaggtctatcTTTAACAGTTTATAAGTTAACGTTGAAAACgggtgtaaagtaattgtgtaaaaatacttaagtattatacttaagtatttttggggggagatttgtactttactcgagtgcaatttaaacggaatacttgtacttttacttaattacatttccaaataacttttttttactttttactacttacaattttattaaaacttgaaaagtactcattacatttttgccgccttttcactgcatccgacagaTGACAGGCCAGAGGTCTGTCATTTCAAATAGAGTGCcacacggcagctgtgtggagttccgaccatccGCAGAGGTGtaatttcggatctgatttgagattggatatgttgaaatatttgtgcgacaaGACCGTATGTAACCTCTTGACTTAATGTGATGTATTAATTCAATACTGTGAGCACGAAATGAGAAACACTGAAattgtttttgtcctaaactttattctaaataccTTCTACTTTTACAGATTGGACAGATGAAAATGATCATTcatattgcaaatatatatattatatataaacaaaaggcttttgtaattaaatgtgtacgtgtcatttatttctacacttgccttcttatttaaatcatatctgtgAAGTTCTCCCTATCTGCtgaatttttattgttgtttttgttaggcAACTGTTAATTATAAAACAAgaaatgatgataatgataaaaaaaataatgggatcagagtaaataattatgaattttattgaattcatccatctgctcaacagcaaaaGCTTCaattgaaatttttatttatttatttatttatttatttttttaatctttcactGTCTCAAAGGGCTGAGTACTCTGACATCGCAATTTGTGACTGCCTTTtcccatgcaacgaacattgcgtgactggcaacatttttgctgaataacattatgtggttcattacacgtctcagggcagttccgaagtgaaatgtccactgtgtgctgctaaaaaaagagtgaaatattTTCCCGAACTGACGTTTTTAAGGTAAATGttctatcaagatttaaatcaacaaaacctaccaccCTACacattaaacctaaacctaaccgatagcgtcatataaagcaaatgtgagatgaaaaacacaatttttgaagcaaccacgtcattttgacttgtcgactcacatgctcttcaggactcgtaccctggtcctttttattgcatatgcaacactcttcagttgagctactgtgcaatttgatcacacttaaacaagcttggatatgtagttggttatgtaatgcaaacgttaaaatgagacatatgagtgtttatatgtcataagatagcattgtgtgaggaacagagtgaaaagttagtgtttattaactgataatatgtcgttttactcgtgatttgagtgaaacgggataaaagtaattgttgttttagcgcctgtagtgttcattccaccaggaaaatGCCATGTTAcgtaaaggccacataaaaaattattttgcaaaaatgtagttattgtaacatgaatCTATGACCAGGTTGccaatgccactgggggagaaatatgacagtaaaATGGCGTCTAaacaaaccaatcaaatttaacaacatcctctctcacacaatctcctctcttgaatTCATTCTAGCAAGGAAAAAAGttcctttttacttttttaatacttaattacaatttaatgtgaatactgtttactttcactcaagtatgtttttggctagatacttggactttcaATTAAGTAAACTTTTCACTCAGTATCAATACTTTCACCTAAGTATAATTTCAGAGTACTTTATACACCCCTGATTGAAAATCTATTCATCTATGGAAAaattgaatgggatttttacttcccgaaccagactgttgcactctatttagAACAGTTGAAGTCATTGCTGCTAAATAAGATGCCACTTAGTTaccaaattaaaaaagtaatgtagTGTTAATTTGTTCAATAAAGGTATGAgaaagtaatatatatcttttacagtaacttaaaggtgctatatgtaatatttttactgtactaaatcataaaatgaccataatatgtcattagagaattaggaaacatgctaagttgaaatactggcttctccaataacaatgctacagccagtatattctactttgaagtttccattccagccGGAATTTCCGTTTATGTTTTgccctgtgtgatcccgcccactgcccactcaccaatagtgtTTTGACACCACcttgttgccagatttgaacaagtttgcaggcaaacaacactgcgtgctgcagccatggaagctagcaaatgaactggatcacGAAAAAAGCCACACAaactggtttataatttgcaaacaatcaaaacattgcaaatgtatacattagctgatcaacttacagtgtaaagcTCGTCGCTTGACATTTTCAGTTTCGCTTGTTCCTTATgcgtgtcctcattctggcaacctgcatgagcttcgagtctggggcggggcagacaactctccaatattttgaatttggactgcagtacccatttcaaatgcttgttgtcaatcttacatatagcacctttaatggaAGGTTAGCTCAAATACATCTACAAATCTCACAAATTTTCTTCCATCACTGTTGGaggaataattgtatttttttttttttccacagcttGGAGGTACAGTTGGAGACATTGAGAGTATGCCTTTCATTGAAGCCTTTAGACAGTTTCAGTTTAAAGTGAGACGGGAGAACTTTTGTAACATCCATGTTAGCCTTGTCCCTCAGGTAAAAGAAACAAACTCAAATTTGTCATACTATATTTTTTCACTAGGAGTTTTATCTAAACAACTGTAGCATAAGTAATTATGTTGAGGACCTGTacaatttcagtttttttatatgattttgtGGTCTTTTGTATGTATTGTCAGCCTAATTCTACAGGAGAACAGAAGACCAAACCCACACAGAACAGTGTTCGAGAGCTTCGAGGACTTGGCCTATCTCCTGACCTGGTCAGTCTGTACCCTCCATTATGTCCTGTGAAGAGCTAGTCAAATACCCGTTAGTCCAAAGCCtctgagatttttttatttgcagattgtttgtcgttgcTCAACTCCATTGGAAACTGCTGTCAAAGAGAAGATCTCCATGTTTTGCCATGTAGAACCTGAACAGGTACACACAAGACACCTAGTTAACAGTTAAGAGCTAGTTGTGGTGGACATTACCATCTTAGACTCAACTGAGACCTTTTTGAAAGTTTTGTACACCCTTTACAACTTTGTCTGCAGGTGATCTGCATACATGATGTCTCCTCCATCTACAGAGTACCTTTACTCCTGGAGGATCAGGGTATAGTCATCTACTTGTGCCGCAGACTGGACTTGCCCATCGAGATGAGACCTCGTAAAATGCTCACAAAGTGGAAGGAGATGTCGGACAGGTTTGAACTGTTTGGATCCTCCTTGCTGTGCAAACAACCCCAAAACCGCACAATCTTCTGACAATGGCATGgctgtttgttttatgttttaattggTCTCTCTATGTTCCCTAGGTCTGACCGACTCTTGGAACAAACATCGATTGCTCTAGTAGGCAAGTACACCAAGCTATCGGATTCTTATGCCTCAGTGATTAAAGCACTGGAGCACTCTGCCCTCGCTATCAACTATAAGCTAGAGGTCAAGGTAAGGAACTTCAGAGAAACCAGTGGTGCTGGAATTTTAGTTTAgagtttttgcaacaaaaaaaatgttgGGCCTTTATGTACTAATCATTTtacatgtttttgtttgtaaTGCAGTGTGATATTAGAAATTTTTCATTTTAGTACATAGATTCTGTAGACCTGGAGCCAGCAACATTGCAGGAGGAGGCAGTAAAGTACCATGAGGCCTGGCAGAAGCTCTGCAGTGCTGAGTAAGTATGTTCTCTACTGCCTATTGCTGCTATTAAATAACACTTCACTAGACACTGTTGCACTCTCCCTTGTCCATCAACATAGAGCATTTAGAACATTTTAATTCTGTGTTCCATTTTAACTagcataattcacccaaaaatgtaaaatctctcatgattcactcaccctcatgccataccaaatgtgcatgactttctttcttctgcagaactaattttgtagaagaatatctcagttctgtaggcccatacaatgttagtgaatggggtccaaaacattgaggctccaaaaaagcacataaaggtagcataaaagtaagacTTCAGTGgtataattcatgtcttctgaagcaatccagtcgaTTATGGGTGAGAACAAATCAAActgttactcctttttcactgtacatttcgCCATTCAGTCTTtaggcacgatcataatttcaagctcaattacacttcctagtgcttgacgcatgcgcagagcgctagatggcactaagaagtgtaattgagcttgacatCAGCCAGTCTCCATGGCAATTATgatttcaagatttatagtgaacaaggagttacatttttggtctgttctcacccaaaacagattggatcgcttcagaagacatgaattaaaccactggagtcttatggattacttacaCACTGcctaggcttttttttttttttttgtggagctccaaagttttggaccccattcacttgcactgaatggatctacagagctgagatattcttctaaaaatcttcatttgtgttctgcagaagaaggtaAGTCATACAccgctgggatggcatgagggtgagtaaatgatgagagaaatttcctttttgggtgaactaaccctttaattactATTAGTGTTAGCTGTGTGATGATATAGTTATGTGCCCCTTTGTTTTGAAAAATCACTGGTTTACTTGACATTGAGGTTGTTCGTTTGaatgtgtatttaaatgttgAATTGTGTTGTTAGTGGAGTTCTTGTTCCTGGAGGCTTTGGTGTGCGAGGCACTGAGGGGAAAATCCAAGCCATTAAGTGGGCGAGGAAGCAGAAAAAGCCATTTTTAGGTAACAGATTTCTGTTTATTAAGCTAGCAATCCTGTGACAGTTTGTGCAAAATATGATGTAATGAGATGTTATTTTTACAGCATGCCTTCAATGGTTAAATTTGACCTCATATTGCAGGTGTTTGTTTGGGCATGCAGCTGGCTGTGTGTGAATTTGCTCGTAATGTACTCGGCTGGGAAGGTAAGAGAACAGATACAAGCTTTTCTGATTGGTTTTTCAAATCAAACAGTGTGTTTTAGTGACAACTTAAAATTTTTATACTCATTATCTCTGAACAGATGCCAATTCTACGGAATTTGATCCTGAAACAAAGCATCCTGTGGTAGGTGGTGATTTAgtgcattttttgtgcatatctaCTGTATGTAATCATTCCATTTGTGTGGTGAGATGAGATTTATCATGTAGTTAAATGCAGGTGATTGAAATGCCAGAGCACAATCCTGGGCAGATGGGTGGAACCATGCGTTTGGGGAAAAGGCGGACCGTATTCAGAAGCACCTCTGGTGTTCTTCGtaggtgttttttatttatttatttttattttatgcctGCAGGAAAATTGTGAATGTCATGAATCACAGAAATAGAAATATGATTTAATGATGTTCATATTTGCATACAGTATGCTAAACTGACATTTGAAATGGACACATTTGTTTGACTCTCATTGTTTTGTTGTAGGTAAGCTGTATGGAGATGCTGAATATGTCGATGAAAGGCACAGACACCGTTTTGAGgttcacaaaaatattttcaaaaattactgttattttaatatttagatCCGTTTCTTCACATAGTTCCATTTGCATTACATTTTCCAGGTGAATCCAGAACTGAAGCACCACTTCGAGGATAGAGGGTTCCGATTTGTGGGTCAGGACCTGGAGGGGGAGCGAATGGAGATCATTGAACTTGATGGTCAGTGAATGTCCTATTCCTTTGCCCATGTCTGGAGAGGTTTTCAGTGAGCATAAGATTCAGCTCATTTCTTCTGTCTTGGCAGATCATTGTTATTTTGTCGGCGTGCAGTACCACCCAGAGTTCACCTCTCGTCCCATCAAACCTTCACCTCCTTATTTTGGCCTTCTACTGGCAGCTGCTGGGAAACTACAGAGCTACCTGCAGAAAGGATGTCGGCTCTCACCTCGGTAATCATGGTCTAGTGGACTGACTTCATTTTACAGGACTTCATAATTACATATATTTCATGACAAGTGCTtagaaagttaaagggatagttcacccaaaaataaaagattctctcatcatttacctcatgccatttcagatgtacagtactgtaaagttttaggcacttgggaaaaatgttgcatagtgaggatgtcttcaaaaataatgccataaatagttttcatttatcaattaacatcatccaaagtctagtaaacataaaaaaaaaagctaaatcaatattcggtgtgaccacctttgccttcaaaacagcaccaattctcctaggtacacctggacacagtttttcttggttgttggcaaataggatgttccaagcttcttggaggatttgccacagttcttctatctattttagCTGTCTCAAtttcttctgtctcttcttgtaatcccagtcTGACTCATTATTTAGTAGGGGGCTCTGtgtgcagggctccctgttcttctattctattctattctgtttgcaaaagaaatgtttgggagtctaaaatgtatatttcctattgacacactaaagctgaaaatataaataaccatcttaagaaaaatgcttttgtgaagcatcttgtgtgcataagacttttgcacaggactgtatatgactttatttcttctgcagaacacaaatgaagatttttagaagttctcagctctgtaggtccatacaatgcaaatgaatggtggctagaactctgaaggtccaaaaagcatgtaaaggcagcataaaagtaatccatacgactccagtgtttaaatcattgtcttcattgtctttttttttttttttttttttttactataaatctccactttcacttttcacttccacattcttttgtttttggcgattcacattcttcatgcatgtca encodes the following:
- the ctps1b gene encoding CTP synthase 1b isoform X1, whose translation is MKYILVTGGVISGIGKGIIASSVGTILKSCGLHVTAIKIDPYINIDAGTFSPYEHGEVFVLDDGGEVDLDLGNYERFLDIRLTRDNNLTTGKIYQSVITKERRGDYLGKTVQVVPHITDAIQEWVMRQAKVSVDDDGIEPEVCVIELGGTVGDIESMPFIEAFRQFQFKVRRENFCNIHVSLVPQPNSTGEQKTKPTQNSVRELRGLGLSPDLIVCRCSTPLETAVKEKISMFCHVEPEQVICIHDVSSIYRVPLLLEDQGIVIYLCRRLDLPIEMRPRKMLTKWKEMSDRSDRLLEQTSIALVGKYTKLSDSYASVIKALEHSALAINYKLEVKYIDSVDLEPATLQEEAVKYHEAWQKLCSADGVLVPGGFGVRGTEGKIQAIKWARKQKKPFLGVCLGMQLAVCEFARNVLGWEDANSTEFDPETKHPVVIEMPEHNPGQMGGTMRLGKRRTVFRSTSGVLRKLYGDAEYVDERHRHRFEVNPELKHHFEDRGFRFVGQDLEGERMEIIELDDHCYFVGVQYHPEFTSRPIKPSPPYFGLLLAAAGKLQSYLQKGCRLSPRDTYSDRSGSSSPDSEISEIKFPSLS
- the ctps1b gene encoding CTP synthase 1b isoform X2; the encoded protein is MKYILVTGGVISGIGKGIIASSVGTILKSCGLHVTAIKIDPYINIDAGTFSPYEHGEVFVLDDGGEVDLDLGNYERFLDIRLTRDNNLTTGKIYQSVITKERRGDYLGKTVQVVPHITDAIQEWVMRQAKVSVDDDGIEPEVCVIELGGTVGDIESMPFIEAFRQFQFKVRRENFCNIHVSLVPQPNSTGEQKTKPTQNSVRELRGLGLSPDLIVCRCSTPLETAVKEKISMFCHVEPEQVICIHDVSSIYRVPLLLEDQGIVIYLCRRLDLPIEMRPRKMLTKWKEMSDRSDRLLEQTSIALVGKYTKLSDSYASVIKALEHSALAINYKLEVKYIDSVDLEPATLQEEAVKYHEAWQKLCSADGVLVPGGFGVRGTEGKIQAIKWARKQKKPFLGVCLGMQLAVCEFARNVLGWEDANSTEFDPETKHPVVIEMPEHNPGQMGGTMRLGKRRTVFRSTSGVLRKLYGDAEYVDERHRHRFEVNPELKHHFEDRGFRFVGQDLEGERMEIIELDDHCYFVGVQYHPEFTSRPIKPSPPYFGLLLAAAGKLQSYLQKGCRLSPRDRSGSSSPDSEISEIKFPSLS